Genomic segment of Methanobrevibacter arboriphilus JCM 13429 = DSM 1125:
TAGCTTAACACCAATTTGAGCTGCTGCATGTAATAAAGACTCTCTAATACTAATATAAGAATCTTCAAGCTCTATATATTTTCCAATTATAGCAATAGTAACAATAGGGTCTTTTTTCTGGAGAGATTTAACAGTAGCTTTCCATTCATCTAAATCTGCAGATTTAGTATCTACATCCAATTGTATCCTATTAGCTATAAAATTACCAACATTTTCTTTATCAAGAGTTAATGGAACTTCATAAATAGATGAGGCATCAGGAGCATTAACAACAGCATTAGGATCTACATCACAAAAATGAGCAATTTTTCGTTTCAGATCTTCATCAATAGGATCTTGACTTCTACAAACAATCATATCAGGATTTATGCCTGTACTACGAAGTTCTTTTGTACTATGTTGTGTTGGTTTTGTTTTAAATTCACCTGCAGCATTAAGGTAAGGAATAAATGTCACATGTACAAACATGACATTGTCATGACCTTCTTCATTCCTAAGTTGTCTTAAAGCTTCTAAAAATGGCTGACTTTCAATATCTCCAACAGTTCCACCAAGTTCAATCAAAATAATATCATAATCATTAATCCCTGCGGTTTTTCTTATCATTGATTTAATTTCATCAGTAATATGAGGAATTATCTGAACACAAGCTCCTAAAAATTCTCCTTCTCTTTCTTTTTCAATAACTGACTGATAAACTTTACCAGTAGTGATATTAGAAACTCCTGGAAGCTCAACGTCTAAAAAACGTTCATAATGACCTAAATCAAGATCACATTCCATCCCATCATAAGTCACAAAGACTTCACCATGTTGATAAGGGTTTAATGTACCAGAATCCCAGTTTAAATAAGGATCAATTTTAATAGCTCCTACTTTCAAACCATAGGATCGTAAAATTCTTCCAATAGATGCAGAAGTAATTCCTTTTCCAATTGAACTAACAACCCCACCAGTAATTATAATATATTTTGTCAGAACATCCACTCCATTATTTATTTAAAACACTTTTAAGATTAAAGAATTAAAATAATTTTTAATATGTTAATAATTTTTAATTATATTAATTCAAATATAAATTAAGCTTATTAATATATAATATTAATATATAAAATTAATATAAAAATTAATATGATTATAATTAATTTTATTCTAATTTTATCTAATATTACTTTATCATAATTAATATATAAATTAATATTAAGTAATATTAGATTTTTAAATTATCATCCTACTAACTAAATTATAAGCTTTATCAATTCCCAAAGACCCATCAATCACAGATTTTTCAGTATAAACTTTCACAGTATCTGAAGAATCCTCTTCAAAACTAGAATAAATAGCTAAAGGAACAGGGTCTCTAGTATGAGTTCTAATATCAATAGGAGTAGCATGATCAGGGAGAATAGCTATTTTATAATTTTCATAATCAGTAATATTATTCATTATTTGACCTAAAACATGTTTATCTATTCTTTCAATAGCTTTAATTTTTTCTTCAATGCTTCCAGCATGTCCTGCTTCATCAGGTGCTTCAACATGAACAAATAAAAAATCATTATTCTCTAAAGCATCAGAAGCATATTTACCTTTAGCCTTATAATCAGTGTCAAAATAGCCAGTAGCTCCAGGAACATCAATATTATTTAACCCTGCAAAAACTCCAATACCTTTTAATAAATCCACACCAGTAATGACAGAACCATTTAATCCAAAAATATCTTGAAATTTCGGCATTGAAGGTTTTAATCCTTGACCCCATAACCAAACCATATTCGCAGGCTTTTTATTATTAGCAATTCTTTCTTGATTAATAGGATGATTTTCTAAAACTTCTTTTGAATATAACATTATATTCTTTATATCTAAAAATTCATCAGAACTCCAATTTGTAAAATCATCAATATTTTGACCAACAATATCATGAGGAGGAGTAGTTTTTAAATCAGAAAGTTTTGAACCATTTTTAACAAATAAATGCCTATAACTTATTCCAGAATAGAATTTTCCATCTCCAAATTTATCAATGACTGAATTTTTTAAAAATTCCTTGTTTAAATCATTTATAAGGATAGCAGCTTCTTTAGAAGTTATATGACCTGCATTAAAATCATCAATTTTTCCATTTTTTTCAGTTATTAAATTACAACGAAAAATAACTTCTTCTTCACTAGTTTCAATACCCATGCTGCCTGCTTCAAGAGGACCTCTACCAGTATAATATTTTTGAGGATTATAACCAAAAATACTCATATTAGCTACATCAGAACCAGGTTCAAAATTATTTGGAACTGTATTTAATTGACCCGCCTTTCCTTTTCTAGTTAATTCATCAATATTGGGTTTATTAGCTACTTCTAGAGGAGTTTTATTCTTTAATTCAGATATAGGATAATCAGACATCCCATCCCCTATTAAAATTATATATTTCATATTAATTCCTGTGAATAATAAATAATTATTAAATTTTTTTGTATAATTTTTTAGTTATATAAATTATATTTGTATAACATATAGTTATATAACTTATATTTTTTAGATTTTAGTTATATAATTTTTTAACTAATATTTCTTTTTAATTATATTAATAATATCTGTAAGCATAGCAGAAGCTGTTTCAATAGATCCTGCACCTTTTCCAACAACAGTAACTTCATCTGCAAGGTCAGTTCTTATTGTAGCCATATTTAAAGTACCCTCAATAGCATAAGGACTATTATTTTTAACAAGTCTAGGAGATACACTAAGGCCCTCTTTAGATACTTCAGCTATTAGTTTAATAAGATAGCCTTCTTTTTTAGCTAATTCAATAGCTTCAGAAGTAATCTTTGAAATACCTTCTACTTTAACATCAGAATAAGTAGCTGGAACTTTAAAAATAGAATTAGCTAAAATCACAGTTTTACATGCTGCATCAATACCTTCAACATCTTGGGTCGGATCAGTTTCAGCTATTCCTAATTGTTGAGACTCTTCAAGAGTATTTTTATAGGATGATCCTTCAGTAGTCATTCTTGAAAGAATATAATTAGTTGTTCCATTTAAAATTCCAACAATCGAAGAAATATTTGAACTAGGTAAAGTTTCTTCAGCAAAATTTATAATAGGCATAGCTCCACCAACAGAAGCTTCATACTTAAATTCAGCATTATTTTTATCTGCAATAGCTATCATTTCAGAAAAGAACAAAGCTAAATGGCCTTTATTTGATGTTACAACGTCTTTCCCTGATTCAAAAGCTTTAATAGTTAGTGATTTTGCAGGTTCACCATCATCAATATTAGTGGGAGTAGCTTCAACTAATAAATCATAATCAACCTGATTTAAAACATCCAAACCATTAATATCACAACCAAAATCAGGATATTTAGATAGTGTTCCTTCTTTTTCCTTTGTTTCAATTAAAATTTTTTCATCTAATCCATCACCTGAAATAGCTGAAGAAGATGAATCAGCAACAGCTACTAACTTAAGGTTAACATCAAATTTATCCTTAATATTATCTTTTTTAATGGATATTGCTTCAGCCACTCCTTTACCAACAGCACCAAATCCCATTAAAATTATTTTTAAATCTTTCATTTTTCTTCCTCTAAAAATTTAAAAAGCATTTTTAAAAAAATATTAATTTTTAATATATATGATTTCATAAAATATATGATTATTGAGTATATTATAATCTATAAGATATAGCCAATAAAAAATAATTCATAAAATATAATTCATAAAATATAATTCATAAATATAAGATCATAATTTATGATATAAAATATGATTTATGATATAGAATTATAATCTATGGTATATTTATACTTCATTTACAACTAAAAGTCCTTTATTATCAGCAATATCT
This window contains:
- the pyrG gene encoding glutamine hydrolyzing CTP synthase, with the translated sequence MDVLTKYIIITGGVVSSIGKGITSASIGRILRSYGLKVGAIKIDPYLNWDSGTLNPYQHGEVFVTYDGMECDLDLGHYERFLDVELPGVSNITTGKVYQSVIEKEREGEFLGACVQIIPHITDEIKSMIRKTAGINDYDIILIELGGTVGDIESQPFLEALRQLRNEEGHDNVMFVHVTFIPYLNAAGEFKTKPTQHSTKELRSTGINPDMIVCRSQDPIDEDLKRKIAHFCDVDPNAVVNAPDASSIYEVPLTLDKENVGNFIANRIQLDVDTKSADLDEWKATVKSLQKKDPIVTIAIIGKYIELEDSYISIRESLLHAAAQIGVKLNLKYISSDVDDLDQEELKELDGILIPGGFGERGVEGKLDAVEYSIVNDVPIFGICLGMHSMVIQFARRNKMKNANSTEFDKDIQYPVIDLMEKQKEIKQMGGTMRLGSYDCKLIKDTKAYLSYNEDIIKERHRHRYEFNNEFRDELQEAGLVISGTSPDDFLVEIVELPDHPWFLGCQFHPEFKSRPNNAHPLFVSFMEAASNYSKNK
- a CDS encoding cofactor-independent phosphoglycerate mutase translates to MKYIILIGDGMSDYPISELKNKTPLEVANKPNIDELTRKGKAGQLNTVPNNFEPGSDVANMSIFGYNPQKYYTGRGPLEAGSMGIETSEEEVIFRCNLITEKNGKIDDFNAGHITSKEAAILINDLNKEFLKNSVIDKFGDGKFYSGISYRHLFVKNGSKLSDLKTTPPHDIVGQNIDDFTNWSSDEFLDIKNIMLYSKEVLENHPINQERIANNKKPANMVWLWGQGLKPSMPKFQDIFGLNGSVITGVDLLKGIGVFAGLNNIDVPGATGYFDTDYKAKGKYASDALENNDFLFVHVEAPDEAGHAGSIEEKIKAIERIDKHVLGQIMNNITDYENYKIAILPDHATPIDIRTHTRDPVPLAIYSSFEEDSSDTVKVYTEKSVIDGSLGIDKAYNLVSRMII
- a CDS encoding homoserine dehydrogenase, whose translation is MKDLKIILMGFGAVGKGVAEAISIKKDNIKDKFDVNLKLVAVADSSSSAISGDGLDEKILIETKEKEGTLSKYPDFGCDINGLDVLNQVDYDLLVEATPTNIDDGEPAKSLTIKAFESGKDVVTSNKGHLALFFSEMIAIADKNNAEFKYEASVGGAMPIINFAEETLPSSNISSIVGILNGTTNYILSRMTTEGSSYKNTLEESQQLGIAETDPTQDVEGIDAACKTVILANSIFKVPATYSDVKVEGISKITSEAIELAKKEGYLIKLIAEVSKEGLSVSPRLVKNNSPYAIEGTLNMATIRTDLADEVTVVGKGAGSIETASAMLTDIINIIKKKY